ACATCTTTGTCTTTCTTTAGAACCTCAATGGTTTCTTTTAGATCAACCACTATGACTACCGGATCATCTCTCTCATGTTCTACCTCTCCTAATTCCACAGTTAacatatttttatcatttataaggCTATGATAATCATCAATTAAAACATTTTCCAAAGATATAAGCTTCTTCTCAGAGTAAGACTTTaaatttctttgaacgtctagaaagtttacctcatcatcatcatcatcatattttgCCACTAGGGCAAAGATAGAGTCATATTCAGTTGCTTCactttccactgccatcatggaggTGTCACCTTGTTCATCATCTTCTCCAGCTTCACTAGAAGAGTTtccccatgcagcaagagcttgtTTCACAACATTGTCAGTGACATCTTTTCTCTCGAATCTTTTGTCAGGAACTAGGTTTCTCTTGACTGCTTTGTCTGTGTTGTGCTTGTACCGGTCTTGCTTGAGGAAAGGATAGTCCTTGATAAAGTATCATGGCTTCCCACATTTATGACACAAGTCATACCCTCTTGGCTTGCTGGAGCTGCCCCTTTTTGGAATACCTCTATTCCCGCGAATCATTTTCTGAAATCGCTTTGCCAGGTAGACCATGTCAGCATCCTCACCACTTGAGTTATTATTATCTGTCTTGAGGACTCGCTACTTCTCCTTTTGGGCTCTCTTCTTTTAtggtccttcttcttcttcttcttattcttcttcttcttcttcttcttcttcttcttcttcttcttcttcttctttttcttcagaTTACCAATGAGTTCATCAACGGTCAACTTTTGTAAATCCTTAGAACTCCGTGATAGCATTTACTTTGCTTTCTCAGGAACCAAGTAATACACTGAGTATTTTCTTGACAAACTTGTTCCTTGGAATGATCTCTCCTAGAGAATGAAACTCGTTGATGATAGAGGTGAATCGAGGGTGCATGTCCTGAATGGACTCATCACccttcatcctgaagagttcATACTCAGTGGTGAGCATATCAATCTTCAACTGCTTGACTTGAGTTGTTCCTTCTTGTGCTGTTTGGAGAGTTTCACATATCTCCTACGCAGATTGACAAACAGAGATCCTGTATATTCGTCTGGTCCAATGCCACAGATGAGTATCTTTTTTGCTTGGAAGTTATTCTCTATAGTTTTGTGGTTAACATCATTGTACTCCTTCCTTGTCTTGGGAACTGTCACTGCTGGTTCACCAATGGTCTTCATAGGAACGAAGGGTCCATCACAGTGACATCCTAGAGCTCTGAATcttcagccatgataaaatcatgcatccaTGTCTTCCACCGTCCGTAATATTGTCCATTGAATCTTGGTGGTCTGTaggtagattgaccttcttcaaagttTGCTGAAGCAGTCATGAGGATCTtttctaggtgttagcctgatagaaaGAAtctgctctaataccaattgatagaaatttagggtccaccaaactatatagagaaccaggttctctatcagtTCTTACAGAACACACACAATAAGAGATAAATAAATAACACAACAGAGTTTTACATGAAAAACTCTCAGCTCACggggattaaaaaccacgacctacactcgTAGGATTTCAACTTTACTAATCGagcaactttagattacaacctattgtaacataggaattaaactcttaatccctcactcacttgtaataactctattacaagcctctttgtaataactctattataaaGCTCACAACTCGGCTAACTTTGGtcaagacacaaacacaaggtttatggttttacaaatGAGTTCTTACACAATGCTTCTAGCTAAGCTAAATAGGAATTACAAATAAATAACTCTAACAAAGGTGAAACACAACTAAGGACATATAATAACACAATGCTGAAAATTGGTCATTCGttatgttgttctttgttcttgagccTGGAAGTCACTTGTAAGATGGAAACACACTTGAGAGGAAACTTGATTAATACTTTGATGTGGAAGTgtgtgtttttccttttcttcatgtTAATAATACCCAAGTGATGTCACTTGGATGATGCAAGCAAATATCCGGTACAAGACATTCCCCATAAAGTGACTGCTGCACCGTTTACACTGTTGCGTGTGTGTAGAGGAACACAGTTGCAGCGAATTTACAGCTGTGGGAGTTGATTGGTACAGGAGAACTGATGTCCATTTGTTCCCTCTGTCGTCTCTTTGACTCTGATTATTGGAACTTGTGGACTTGTTATTCTTGAGCACTTTGAGGATGTGTAATAGGTTCCAGGTTTGGTTCTTAtcttttagtttgttagattatcaaGACATTACAGGGCACATAATCTATTAGCAAGACATTCAATTTTGAAAGCAAAAATTTCATTGAAATATCAAATATGGATCGTTAATGTTTTTAGCCATCCCCATCTTTAAATGAATCAAGGAAGATACAATACTTTCTAACATAAATTCCTAAGCTGAATACTTGAAACTAAAGAGACTTCTAGACATGAAGTCCTAGCTTTCAGCAATAATATTTCGAAAACTCTGAAAATGAATCAGATAAAGTCTTACCAAAACTAAATATCAAACCGATAAGTGTTAAAGAACAAATGAAACAGATAGATACTGCTACACAGCTTGAAGAAGGTAGCACAACGTATAAACCAGTCATAAATGCTACCATCATTGCTACCATAGCAATCAAGACAAGGATGCCAGCAGTTACATAACGATTCAACCTTTTGGTCTCTCGTTCGTAAGTTGCAAGGTAATGTAAGAACATTGCAGAAGTTGAAGATGTCATGGCAAATGTATCTGCTACTGCGAATACTTGAAATGCTGCTTTCTTCCATAGGATTGCCATGCCTTTATTTGGACCATCGTCACCATTGTAGCCACCAGGAATGGTAAAGCCAGCCGCGAAAGAGACTGTTGCTATGAGAGTAGCCACTATCAAATGTGTGTTCGCTCTTTCTTTCCATACTTCCATGCATTCTCTAAGCATCTCTTCACGTAATGATGTCTGTGAAAATTAATATAGTTAAAAATATAAGTGTATAACTCCATTGTGGTATAAAAATCTCTTCAATTTTCTTCTTGTAAATATAACTCATAGTATACACAAATATTTACATGTCTGATTCTGTCGAGATCTATTTCCTCCAAGCGAGGGTGATATAACACGATTTTCCCTTTAGCATGAAAGGGCGTGTTCCCATCAGCGTCTTTCTGATCTATGAGGTTTTGGAGCAGGTGTTGTCTGCCAAGGAAATCTCTCATTTTTGAATTCTCCCTCGAATTCTCCTTATTAGTGCATGCAAGGTGAAGAAGATTTTGGCCATGGCTAGTGACTGCCTCCAAGGTATCTGGACATTGATTTAAAATCTCTTCCACAACCTCATGATTATCATTAATGGCTGCTAAATGCAGAGGTGTCATATTGTATTCTCTGATGGTTTTATAAGCCATTTCTCTGTCTGCAACTAATAATTGTTTCACTATTTTTGCATAGCCGAAGTATGCCGCGAAATGGAGAGAATTCCATGCAAATTCGTCTACTTGCTTTGTCAAAGTTCCTTCCTTTTTTACTATCATTTCCAAGCATTCTACCCAAAGGAGTAGTCCTAGTTAGTAAGGGTAATTCCAACAAATGTGAAAAAAAGGAAGTAAAAGAAATATTTGTACAAACATTCAGAGGAGAGAAGGTTCTTTACCTACTAGAATACCTTTTTCTTTCATGTTGTTTTCTTCCTTTGTAGGACTTACCAATGTTTTTAAAACCAACCAGACATCAGCAAACTTGAATCACAACTAGTttagtttagtttttttttttttcgaaactagTTGTTGAGGTACATCTCATTTTCTTGCACTTCTCCGTTTCAATTTGTTTGAACCTTTTCCGGAGTACGAGAGTCAAATTGACTAATTCTTTGTATAAATTCGGACATAaattctttaaattttttaaaataaaatgtacATAATTAAAAACTACATAAAAAATACTATAAGTCACAGTGATtaacaattcaaaatattttaaaaaaattactaaAAACGTGGTCAAACAAAACTTTGTTGACTCCCAAATAGTAAAAGGTTCGTTCATATTAAAACAGAGAGAGCAAATGATACATATAATAAATGAGAAATTAGTATGAGGTTTCAAAAAAGAGAATCAAATGAGATTTGAATAATAACTACTATATATGCATTAATCCTAAACAAGTTGAAGTTGGCTATATGAGTTCTTACCGACCATATTACTTCATTTAAACTCAACTCATGCTAATATTTACTTTATTGTACAAAACTAAATCAATTCCAAATcctaaaaaacaaaaaacaaaaaacaaaataaaacaatacaaaaaGCGATCAAGCACAACTGTCATTATAAACTGCAGCAAATGGAGTAAACCAAAATTAAAGTTAACATCTCTAGTTAGAAATTCCAATCAATTAAAGTGAGTAAAGGGATATATATAAAACCTGTAGTAGGGAAAGGATGCATTACAACTGCATGTAGCGCAGTTGCGCCAATAGGGCCAGCATAAGATGGTGAAGCGCAGTTGTTCAGAATCAATTCAACAGAAACATTATCTCCTCTTTCCACAGCAAGATACAGTGGACTTTTCCCGGCTTTATTAGGCGGATGTGAGAAAGCAGCATCTTCTTTAACCAATAATTCTACCATGTCGTCACTACGCCGCCCATGCATTACAGCTTCATGCAAGGCCGTATTTCCATCGTTATTGGTAATACTCAGCAGTTTTTGAATGTCAGCTTCTATATCACGAACAATCCCGAGCCCTCCACAATTTTTCGTGTAGTTGATAAAAGCTTTAATGATCTCAAGATTGCCATTTCTAGCAGCCACATGAATAAAAGTATCCCCGTTACAGTTCAAGCTGAAGAACAAGTTCGGACCTGCCATATCAAGAAAACCTATGGGGGATTTCGGTCGATTGAAACCATCATGCTGAGCTGCAACATGGAGGACCGTGTTGTTATAAGGAGTTAATTCGGTGGCGAACTTATCCTTGTATTGTTCCAGAACCTCCATGTTACCTTCTTTGGCAGCTACGTATAACAGCTTATCCATAGGCATTTTATTTAGAGTCGTAATAGTGTAAAAGATAATTTTAATGAAAAATATGGAATGATCAATAGGCAAAGTGTTTCCAAAAACTATCAATCTTTGGTTTTTTTTGCCACCACAACTCAACCAATAAtagtctgtttggccaagcttctccaagCCAAAAGAACTTCTTTTTTTCAATAAAAAGTATTCttttcaaagttgaagtgtttggccaaacttttagaGGAAAAAATAAGTGCTTTTGAGTAGAAACAAAAGTAGTTTTGGAGAAGTAGAAAAAAATAgcttttttgaaaagcacttttgaaaaaaatacatacTTATAAGCATTTTTTAATAGTTTGGTCAAACACTAAATGTTGCTCATAGGTGCTCTTCGTATAAGTTtgccaaacacaaactacttctcagcaaaagtacttttaaaataaaacacttttaagaaaaaaaactttttgaaaataagctgatttttgcagcatCAAATAAGCTATAAGAAGGAGTGAACGAAAGAATTGATACAAAAGTTCAGAAGAATGGATAATGCTTTGTGAATCTAATAATGAAGAATTGACAGAGTTAAGAACCTTAAATAGACTTTCAAAAAGCCAACAGTTAAATTCAGAACAATTAACTTATTTTTCTATTTAAAATAGAagtattatttttaaataaatagtACACGCaataattatattatatatataaatatattattaTAGTATATAGTTTTGACTTTTGTAGATCAGTGTATTTTTTTTCGATAAATGAATGACTCAGATCCGACAATGGGAAGGGCATGCCCCGCGTCATGAAACAAGAGTGTGAAAGAATATTAAATTTTATGCACTGGggcataaaaaatatttataattatATCACTTATAAAATAATTACTCCTATATGTAAATCTCATGGCAAATGCTCCCTCCGTTTCAAGTTAGATGagatatttttctttttcgtttattCTAAAATAAATGGCacatttgaaaataattcaactttaaactcttcattacccttaatgagaagcttttataaccacaaaaaTATAATGACCCCACAAAACTTTTACACCTTaaacttttaagaccacaagtgtcaaaagtcttttttttttcttaaactccgtgacAAGTCAAACTACCTCgtctaaattgaaacagagggagtattaaTTAATAACTTGATAAAGTGACAATTAACTTATTTTCATATGAACATATTATCCTTACACTATCAATGTATAGAATTAAACTATGAAAAGGCTAAACAAGAAAAGTCGTAGGAAATTTCATATGATTTAATTAATAATACTTCTTTTGGTCGGTTGAATACCGTGTTCTATAAATACTAACTAGTGTTtatttagtcaaataaatttaaaaGTCGTTGGTCAGGTTAATGAACAATTTAGTAAATCTAACTCTTCTAGTAATCTTACTGAAACAGCTTTGTGAGATGAAACGCTATTTATGATGCTTGTATTTGTGCTTGATTGAGCAAGAAAAATAATTGAACAAACTAACATGCCTATTGCCAAGAGAAGGAAAAACTAACAACATATTGTAAAAAATATTGGAATATGGAGAATAAGATGCAGCTTGATGCGTGTTAAGGACATTATTCTTAAGGATATTTTGCTCATACCGTAATAAAAATTAAGCATATTCCCCAaaattcaacaagctcttctaaAGTAAATTAGGAGCACAAATAACAAAGATTAACAAAACAACCCATCCCAATCATAAAGGCTTTTCAAAGCTTACAAATACGTTAAAATCCAAAGCCCTTAAGGCTATCAAAAGGTCAATTGACTTTTCAATAGTAACGTTCAAATTATCCACTAATGAGCACTCAATAATAAGATTTATTTTGTCCAAttgaattcaaaattaaaatatatttctattacaaatataattaaaataattacTATAATAAAGACTCATTTATATAATAGTAAGAAAATGAATCTAGATATAGTTTTGGAATATTTCTTTTTGAGAtatcaaaattatttttctatCAATCTACCACGTATCAAAAAAACAattgtgaaataattaaaaatattgcTGGATTTACACAAATGAGCATAATGCGTCGAATCTGGTGTCTCTTAGACTATGAACCAGACCTAGATAAAATAAGATTAAATTTATCGAACAATTGGTGAAGTTTAGAATTTCTATGAACCAAGAATTCTTTTGTAAGTTTGCATTATGCTCGCACACACTTCGTTGTTTATCGCAGTTTTGCGCTAATAGGCTGTAACGACCCAGCTAGTCGTTTTGAATAGTACAACCCAGTTTCCCCTTTTACTGCTAAACTTATGAcagttgttatgtgacttgtcgaGGTAATTGGTTCGGGTCCTGTAAGGTttgaaatgaattgagacacttaggacccgtttggccatagattttaccaaaataaatttggattttatttggcaaacacatgtttggccatagattttgcctaCATTTTGCCAAAATCCCAAATCTCAAAACCAGCTCAATAGCTGGTTTTGGGCCAAAATATTTACAAACACTAATAATAtacatgtttttccaaaataaatttgggaaatatgttttgaaaacggatgtccaaacacattttcatcttcaaaccaaatttTATCCAAATaagattttttaaaacaaatttgggAATCTATGACCAAACGCTAGCTTAGTCTCCAAGAGGAAAGCATATGTTGAATTAATTGATCGGATGGTGAAATATGTGTAAACAAACCCGGAatggatttttgatgattccaatagctccgtatggtaatttcGAGCTTAGGAGTGTGTCCTAATATTTATTTCGAGGTCCGTAgcaaattaggcttgaaatggcgaaaataagaaatttaagtTAGAAGTTTGACcagggagttgactttttgatatcggggtcggaaccCAATTCTAAATTTTTTATAGCTTCGTTaacttatttatgacttgtgtgcaaaatgtaAGATCAATCGGATTTGATTTAATAGGTTTCGGCAttgaatatagaagttggaattCGTTAgttttcattaagcttgaattggggtgtgattcatggttttagcattgtttgatgtgatttgaggtttcaactaagtccgtatgatattttaggacttgttgatatatttggttgaggtcccggggtcttcaggtgagtttcggagggttAAACGTATCAAATTTGGACTTAAAACCAAAGCTGGAGTTTCTGCCTTCTGGTGCAATCGCACCTGCAGAATTTggctcgcagaagcggaaaaatgGGAGGGCAGTTGGCTTTGCAGAAGCGTATTCGCAGAAGCGGGCTGCCTTCCGCAAAAGCGAGCCCAGTCGCAGAAGCAAAAATGCTGGACAGCGTATAAGTCGAAGGGTCCGAGATTTCTTCTCATTTTTGGACTTTCAAGCACtggttttgggcgattttgagcgAGAGTTCACGGGAAaacttgaggtaagtcacttgtgatcattgtTAATTAATAACATTGAATTATCATCTAATAATCTGACTAGATTacgtgtttttgaggtgtaaatagGGAATTTGGACctaggatttgaaaataagatttaaggatttggaggtcgagttgatgtcggaatttggtaaatttggttggactcgtggttgaatgagcgTTCATATTTTATAACTTTTGTCGGGTTTGGAGATATGGGCTCCATGGGCAATTTTCGAGttaaattttggatttttgttgaaaattattgatttcatatggaattaat
The Nicotiana sylvestris chromosome 11, ASM39365v2, whole genome shotgun sequence DNA segment above includes these coding regions:
- the LOC104224083 gene encoding protein ACCELERATED CELL DEATH 6-like; translation: MPMDKLLYVAAKEGNMEVLEQYKDKFATELTPYNNTVLHVAAQHDGFNRPKSPIGFLDMAGPNLFFSLNCNGDTFIHVAARNGNLEIIKAFINYTKNCGGLGIVRDIEADIQKLLSITNNDGNTALHEAVMHGRRSDDMVELLVKEDAAFSHPPNKAGKSPLYLAVERGDNVSVELILNNCASPSYAGPIGATALHAVVMHPFPTTECLEMIVKKEGTLTKQVDEFAWNSLHFAAYFGYAKIVKQLLVADREMAYKTIREYNMTPLHLAAINDNHEVVEEILNQCPDTLEAVTSHGQNLLHLACTNKENSRENSKMRDFLGRQHLLQNLIDQKDADGNTPFHAKGKIVLYHPRLEEIDLDRIRHTSLREEMLRECMEVWKERANTHLIVATLIATVSFAAGFTIPGGYNGDDGPNKGMAILWKKAAFQVFAVADTFAMTSSTSAMFLHYLATYERETKRLNRYVTAGILVLIAMVAMMVAFMTGLYVVLPSSSCVAVSICFICSLTLIGLIFSFGKTLSDSFSEFSKYYC
- the LOC138881835 gene encoding uncharacterized protein; the protein is MLSRSSKDLQKLTVDELIGNLKKKKKKKKKKKKKKKKKKNKKKKKKDHKRREPKRRSSESSRQIIITQVDYPFLKQDRYKHNTDKAVKRNLVPDKRFERKDVTDNVVKQALAAWGNSSSEAGEDDEQGDTSMMAVESEATEYDSIFALVAKYDDDDDEVNFLDVQRNLKSYSEKKLISLENVLIDDYHSLINDKNMLTVELGEVEHERDDPVVIVVDLKETIEVLKKDKDVLTEKIENIEHEIDGMLVLGSGCGSKRNN